A stretch of Gorilla gorilla gorilla isolate KB3781 chromosome 9, NHGRI_mGorGor1-v2.1_pri, whole genome shotgun sequence DNA encodes these proteins:
- the LOC101141689 gene encoding olfactory receptor 8K5, producing MGQHNLTVLTEFILMGLTRWPELQIPLFGVFLIIYLITVVGNLTMIILTKLDSHLHTTMYFFIRHLAFVDLGNSTVICPKVLANFVVDRNTISYYACAAQLAFFLMFIISEFFILSAMAYDCYVAICNPLLYYVIMSQRLCHVLVGIQYLYSTFQALMFTIKIFTLTFCGSNVISHFYCDDVPLLPMLCSNAQEMELLSILFSVFNLVSFFLIVLVSYMLILLAICQMHSAEGRKKAFSTCGSHLTVVVVFYGSLLFMYVQPNSTHFFDTDKMGSVFYTLVIPMLNPLIYSLRNKEVKNAFYKLFEN from the coding sequence ATGGGCCAACACAATCTAACAGTGCTAACTGAATTCATTCTGATGGGACTCACAAGGTGGCCTGAGCTGCAGATTCCCCTTTTTGGAGTCTTCCTCATCATCTACCTAATCACTGTGGTGGGCAACCTAACTATGATCATTTTGACCAAACTGGACTCCCACTTACATACAACTATGTACTTTTTTATCAGacatttggcttttgttgatCTTGGTAATTCTACTGTCATTTGTCCCAAGGTGCTGGCAAATTTTGTTGTGGATCGAAATACTATTTCCTATTATGCATGTGCTGCACAGCTGGCATTCTTCCTTATGTTCATTATCAGTGAATTTTTCATCTTGTCAGCCATGGCCTATGACTGCTATGTGGCCATTTGTAACCCTCTGCTGTATTATGTTATTATGTCTCAGCGACTGTGTCATGTACTGGTGGGCATTCAATATCTCTACAGCACATTTCAGGCTCTGATGTTCACTATTAAGATTTTTACATTGACCTTCTGTGGCTCTAATGTCATCAGTCATTTTTACTGTGATGATGTTCCTTTGCTACCTATGCTTTGCTCAAATGCACAGGAAATGGAATTGTTGAGCAtactattttctgtatttaatttgGTCTCCTTCTTTCTGATAGTCTTAGTGTCCTACATGTTGATTTTGTTAGCTATATGTCAAATGCATTCTGCAGAGGGCAGGAAAAAGGCTTTCTCCACATGTGGTTCCCATTTGACAGTGGTAGTTGTGTTCTATGGGTCTCTACTCTTCATGTACGTGCAGCCCAATTCCACTCACTTCTTTGATACTGATAAAATGGGTTCTGTGTTTTACACTTTAGTAATCCCCATGCTTAACCCTTTGATTTACAGCTTAAGAAACAAAGAGGTGAAAAATGCCTTCTATAAGCTCTTTGAGAATTGA